The nucleotide window GTAGGAGAGCGCCAGGTACATCATCGGACGGATAACGACCTGTCCATCGCGGACCACCGGCCGGTCCAGAATGGCGTGCATGCCGAGCACACCGCTCTGAGGAGGATTGAGGATCGGGGTGGAGAGCATCGACCCGTAGACCCCGCCGTTGGAGATGCTGAAGGTACCCCCTTCCAGGTCCGCTATGGCCAGACGGTTGTTCCTGACCTTCTCCGTGAAATCCGCTATGGCCTGATCCATTTCATACATCCGCATCCGCTCGACGTTGCGCAGAATGGGCACGACCAGCCCCTTCTCGCCCCCTATGGCGATGCCGATGTCGTAGTAGTGGTGGTAGACGATATCGTTGCCGTCGATTCTGGCATTCAGTGCGGGAAACTCCTTCAAAGCCTCGACGCACGCCCTGATGAAGAACGGCATCAGCCCCAGCGTACTCCCGTGCCGCTGGCGAAAATGCTCGCGGTATTTCTCGCGCAGCATCTTGACATGACTCAGGTCAGCCTCGGTGAAGGTGGTCAGCATGGCGGTCTGCTGCCGTGCCGCCACCAGGCGCTCCGCAATCCGCTTGCGGATCGGCGTCATGGCGACCCTCTCCTCGCGGCGCGAACCGTGGACCGGGGGGACCTCGCTGCCCACTGGAAGCGGCTCGGTGTGTGGTGGGGCTGGTTCGATAGCAGGCGCTTTTTTCTCCTCCCCCGGAACCGCGGTCGGCGCAGGCGTGGCTGCTGCCGATTCAGGAGGAGCCTGGGCGGGGGGTTCGGGTGCCGGCACAACAGCCCCCTGCTTTTCCGGACGGCGGGATGACTCCTGGATCCGTGAGAACAGATCATCCAGGGTGATTCGTCCCCCCCTGCCGCTGCCGTTCACCGTTTCCGGGGCGATCCCTTCCCGGAGCATTTCGCGCCGTACCGAGGGGGATGAAACCGAAGCCTTGATCTCTTCATGCAGTCGCGCCCGTTCGTCAACGGAGGCCGCTTGTTCCCGAGGGGCCGGGGCAACGGCAGCCTGTTCGGCAATCGAGCCGATCACGGCGCCGATCTTGACCGTTGTCCCCTCGGCCACGGTGATCGTCAGAATGCCGGCTGTGTCGGCATGCAGATCGAGCGTGATCTTGTCGGTTTCCAGCTCGCAGAGCGGTTCGTCCTTGGCAACCGCCTCCCCGTTCTTCTTGTACCACTTGGCAAGCAAAGCTTCATATACGGATTCGCCGACTTCAGGCACCTTGATGTCCATACGAGACTCCCTCCCCGGAGACGATAGGCTTGCAGCATACTACTGCATTTTACCCGATTCTCCAAAAAAAACAGGGGCACCCGGCCAGGTTGCCCCTGTTTATATTTCATTGTGCCTGCATATGGCCTACTGCTGTGCCTTGAGATGCTCCCGCCCGAAAGGGGACATCTGCCGCAGAAGGTGGATGATGGGGGGCAGTTCGCGGATGACCAGGTCGATCTCGGCTTCGGTGTTGAAACGGGACAGCGAGAAGCGGATCGAGCCATGGGCGCAGGTAAAGGGCACTCCCATGGCTCGCAGGACATGGGAAGGCTCCAGCGAACCCGAGGTACAGGCACTGCCGGACGAGGCACAGATACCCCGCTCGGACAGATGCATCAGAATCGATTCCCCTTCGACGAATTCGAAGGCGATGGAGGTCGTATTGGGCAGACGGTCGGCACCGTCGCCATTGACACGGGCATAGGGGATGGCGGCCATCAGCTCTTTCTGCAGGCGGTCGCGCATGGCCTTGACCTGGGTGTTCTCCAGCTCCATGTGCTGGCCGGCCAGCTCACAGGCCTTGCCCAGGGCGATGATGGCGCCGGCGTTCTCGGTACCGGCCCGACGGTTCCTCTCCTGATGTCCTCCCACCAGCAGCGGCCGATAGGGGGTACCACGACGCAGGTAGAGCACGCCGATACCCTTGG belongs to Geobacter sp. SVR and includes:
- the odhB gene encoding 2-oxoglutarate dehydrogenase complex dihydrolipoyllysine-residue succinyltransferase; its protein translation is MDIKVPEVGESVYEALLAKWYKKNGEAVAKDEPLCELETDKITLDLHADTAGILTITVAEGTTVKIGAVIGSIAEQAAVAPAPREQAASVDERARLHEEIKASVSSPSVRREMLREGIAPETVNGSGRGGRITLDDLFSRIQESSRRPEKQGAVVPAPEPPAQAPPESAAATPAPTAVPGEEKKAPAIEPAPPHTEPLPVGSEVPPVHGSRREERVAMTPIRKRIAERLVAARQQTAMLTTFTEADLSHVKMLREKYREHFRQRHGSTLGLMPFFIRACVEALKEFPALNARIDGNDIVYHHYYDIGIAIGGEKGLVVPILRNVERMRMYEMDQAIADFTEKVRNNRLAIADLEGGTFSISNGGVYGSMLSTPILNPPQSGVLGMHAILDRPVVRDGQVVIRPMMYLALSYDHRIVDGRQAVGFLKRVKEYIEEPEELLLES